The segment AGATGCCAAAACGTCGAATAAGGAAAGGCGGTAAGTTAAGTCACGATATCTATGATGGAGCTAGGCGGAAGTAAAATATCCCTGTTAGATACCCTGATACTTACCCCCTTGAGAGGGGTACCCGTCCGCCTATTAGCCGCCCTGACAGTGGACCAGCTGAATGACTCGTGATACCCAGCACGCACTGCTCCATCCGGGGTTACGTAATAATAGGGCCCAAAGCTGTTCCCACTTTTAACATTTATAATCAAAGCTCAGTCGGACCCGTCGGTGTGGAGGCATCCACACTTCGGATGATGTCTGCTACGTCATGCTTCCGCTCCTTTATATGAGAAGCCAGCTCCCACCAATGGAATTTTGGTTGGTTTTCCAGTCAAAATCAGCCCTCACCTCCCCAAGAAAAGTTCATCCGTTGTGTATGGAAATGATCTGAGCTGAACGACACCCTACGCTTCACCAGGAAACAAGTCCTCTCTTTATACGCAATAACAATGACAAACATCATGGACCTGGCGATCCCGAAGGGTTCCACCGTCCTCGTCACCGGTGTTAACGGCTTCATGGCGTCTCACGTAGCCGACCAGTTCGTCCAGCACGGGTACAAAGTCCGCGGCACGGTCCGTAACCCCGAGAAGAGCGCTTGGCTCAACGACTATTTCGACACGACCTACGGAAAGGGCCACTTGGAGTTGTATACCGTCACTGACATGACGATCGAAAATGCCTATGATGAAGCCGTCAAGGGTGAGCAAACATGCCCCCGTCTTGTGCTGTACATCACCCATTCTGACATCCAACAGGGGTTTCGGCTTTCATCCATGTGGCATCCGTGGTCAGCATCGACCCAGACCCGGAAAAGGTCATCCCGATTGCCGTGGAGAGTGCCATGATCGCCATCAAGGCCGCATACAGAGAGCCTAGCGTCAAGCGCTTTGTCTTGACCTCTTCTTCGGCAGCAAGTCTGCCAGTGGACGTGCAGACCTTGTTGAACATGAATGGCGCGGTTTTAACGGAAGACTCGTGGAGCCCTGACGCGCAAGCATTGGCCTGGACACCCGGACCATGGGGCCCCGAGCATGGCTTTCCTGTGTACTGCGCCAGCAAGGTCGAGCAAGAGCAAGCTGTCTGGAAGTATCACAAGGAAAATCAGACGAAGCGTCCTGATATTATGGTAAACGCAGGTAAGCTAATAGACGTCTCAAGCACTCGCTCCTCCCATCTTGCTCACTCTAGTATCTAGTTCTCCCTAAATTGACTTTGGGAAAGAGCCTCGATCCCGTGAATCAAGGTCATCCGTCTTCGTCTGGCTTGATCCCCCTTTTGTTTGAGGGACAGGAACTCCCTTCGATATGGTGTAAGCCACGTAAGTAAAGCCTTGCAGTGTCAGACTGATGATACCGAATTCCATGAGCTGATGCGAAGATCAGAGTATGCCATCGACGTCCAGGATGCTGGTCTTCTGCATGTGGCAGCGGCCATCCTGCCCGACGTGAAGAGCGAGCGCATTTTTGGTTTCGCTGAACCGTTCTGCTGGGACGATGTCCTGGAGATCCTTCGCAAGCAGTGTCCAAACAGGACGTTTCAGGAGAACTTCGCCGGCGTGCCCTTCCCAGCTGTCGTTATCAAGCCCAGAGACCGTGCCGAGGAGCTGCTGAAGAGGCTTGGAAAGCCTGGTTGGACCTCATTGGCGGACATGGTGTGGATGAACACTGAGGACCTTCGAGCCGCCAACACCATCTGAAGGGAGGTTTGGCCCAGATAACTGCACCAACGGGATGGGTGTTCAGAAAATGGACACATACAGAAAGCCATCTATACATATCCTTGCTCATTGCGCTCAAAGTCTATCCCGCCATTGCACATTATCCCAGTAGTCTAACTTAGCAAGGGTGGGAGCAACTCAATTTAATTCAACGTAAATCAACCCACATCAAGATTTTGTCAAGGAGCCAATAGAATATGTGTATTTTGGCTCACCCCCTGGCCTAATCTACGTATCCTATTGCCTTGACAAAATGTTGATATGGGTTGGCTTACgttgaattgaattgagttGCTCCCACCCTTAAGTCTAAGTGTTGAATGTTGGAGGGTTcaccctcaacttcaggATTAAGGTTCAGGATTAAAGTTTGAAGTCCTAAACTTAGACCGTAGGACTTTCATCTATGGCTTTCTAGGGCTCAAGTCCTAGAAGGAACCAGTCGAAGATATAAGGTCTCAAAGGTCCTTCGATTGCGACAGGATAAAGCAATACACACGATTCACCTTAATATCTGACACTAAGGTACCTCACGTTCACCAATTTGAGGTCCTAATAGTGGCAGTTGAAGTGGCAGAACATGCCCGCAGGAGACCATGGCATGTACACATTGCGCGACACATTGTCTGTCCGTGGATGGCGTGAAACTTTCGGTCATTGTCAAGGAAGGAGAATATCTTGAACAACGCCATGCTCAACCCAGCAAGCAATTAGGTCATCTGTAACACTGCTGCATCTATGGACAGAGTGGACAGAGTGGACAGAGCAGATCATACTGGACAGGTAGCCAACTACAATTAGCTTCGTTGTGCTAAGAATTATTTGCAGACGATTCTGTCACAATCTTCCATATAAATAGGATATTATGGGCCGTGCATTACTGTCGAACAGGCACTGAGtgtcacgtgcaagcagggatactttaatATTACATAtcgaaatggtaaaacctctaaggggcAAAATTCAACCGAACACAACAATGAATACAGCAATCTGCATCCATGGAtcgaatacacgtaatgtctgacagtACGCGGACTTTTTAGTCAAAGAGAATCATGTGCGATAACTGACATGATCCCATCCGAATAGCATAGTGTACCGGCCGTCGGGAAAGCTGACACATAAGGCCGGTGCaggttattaataaatacgATGAGAACTTTATGGATTATTAATCCGTCATACTTGGCAGTTCCAGTGTTATTCGGACTTCTGATAAAGGTTTAGACTGTATTATACCTAAAGACGCAGTTTAGAGAATTTTGCCTTTTAGTAAACTGTTACGATTCGTGCCCGTAACAGCGCCgtaaggcttctataagCAGCTGTAAGCACCATTGTAATTGCTATAATAGCAGTTATAGCCCAATCCTTTGCCCTGTGGCTTAATGGTTAGGTGTAACTGCTACAGTATTGCACAGTAATGCTATGCAAAAGTTTTTGGTGGCTGTGCTTTTAACGGCTTTAACAGTGAACAGTCGCTACTTGCAATCTACTGCACTCGAGGCGTATCTGGGATTGATGCCAGTGTGGGCACAGTTGAATTTAAGATACAAGGAGACCACCAGGGAACCCCACGAGTCGGCTAATTCTTCCCATTTCCTCCCTCTGCGAGCAGTGGGGGAAGCATCTTCAACTGTTCAAAACCGCGCAGAACATCCAGGATAGACTCCGTGGTGTCAACAAAACCGTGCCACCCAAGCTTCCGAGCTTTCAGCATGCTAATAACAGTTCAGTATTGACTCGACAAATAACAAATATCGCAATTCCTACCTGAGGTAACTGGAGTATGGCGTGCGGACGGCCAGGTCGGCGGTACCAAAGATGCGATCCGTGTCATCGAGCTGACTATTGACGAGGCCGTGTTTCAATCCGAGTTCTTTCCATGCTTGTTGCACTTCAGGTTGCTTTGCCCATTCCACAAAGGAAAACTTGACACGAACCTTGGCAACAGGGCCGAAACCACGCGGCGGTGGGTTGTGAGCGGTATCATACTCATGGTAGGTGGCGTCAGTGTCGGGCGCGTTGGAGTCGATCCCATACCAAGAAGCAAGCTCTGGCCAGAACTTACCCCAAGTGAACGGAGAACCATCAGATGCGTTAAATGCTTCATTTTCAGCAGCTTCTGTGAGAACGCACCACTCCTCAAGGTATGCGTTGAGCATAGCACTGCTCTGCATATGAATAGACTCCCATGATTCAAGGCCTGCTGGGAAATCCAAAGCTTGGCCAAGATGCTTGCATACAATTGCATATACACCAAGGGGGAAGCATAGGTTCATGGCTGCATCAGGGACTGCACCGAGGATCCAGGCTGGCCGTACTACATTCCATCCAATATCATGCTTCTTACAATAAGCCCAAAGAAGATCTTCCTGACTGTAGTAAAAGTTTGGTTCAAGTAGAACTCGTGCGTCGGACTCTTCTTGGGGGGCCACACATGGGCCAAGGTGAAGCCTGAGCAAGGTTAGCATTGGGGCTAATAACACACGTAGAGACTCACCCATAGTTCTTTGCTCCTGTTTGGAGCATGATCCGTCGCGGCTTTATCGAAGCTAACGAGAGCGACTCCAGGAAGTTTGAGAGGAGTAGGGCTGGAAGAAACAATGAGCATCAATGTGAAAATGGTATTGTTTGGGTTTCTTACTGTTGACACGAAGTAGGCCCTCTGCATTCGCCCATATAGAAGCACCAGGCTCCGCCTTGACTTGTATataggagaagaagaagatgtaGTCCCTGTGCGACTCAGATTGTGCACGCCAGCATTAAAGACGATAAAAACTTACGCCTTCACACTTTTATCAAGCAGCGTCTTAGCAATAACATCCGGCTCGTCGAGAAAGTCCAATGGTATGTGCTTTACAAAATCTGGCAATTTTCCTTCGACAACTGGGGGGCGCCTCGACAGACAGTAGATCCGAGCCCATCTTTTTGGAGACTGGGTCAAGACTTTGAGCATGTATTGGCCAGAGATGCCATTTGCACCTGTAATGATGGCAGTGAGGCCTTGTACATGATCAGGAAATTGGGGCAGGCCATGGAAGATGTGGTTTGAGTGAACTGTTTGGGCCGACATTTTGCGTTTGTATGGCAGGTTTGAATACTGGGAGGAATATAAAACGGATAATTGTGTTGTAGATTGGATGCTTGTGTAAGATGGCACATGTCCAGTCCGAAAGATAATGAAGGAATGATGTAAAGGTATTTATTGTTGAGCTGTTGCAGGTGGTATGTGCTGTAAACAAAGGCCACCGGAGATTTTAACTTGACCCCACCGGGGTTCCATTTGCCTAGACTATGGCCACCGGCCCCAGATTCTCTAAAAGCCACCGGCTGTATAAAGGTGGGCCAGTTAAAGCCACCGGCTGTATGAAATGCCGCGATCAGCCCGAAAGCCCGATGGCCATTTTCAGCACACCCGGCCGATGTGAAACGCCGGTCAAGTGTGTAGTAGTAGTAATAACTTATGTGCCCTGTTAATACGAGTAGAGTGGGCATGAAACTGTGTGCATGGGGTCAAGGACTGCGAGGATTACTACAAGGACCTCGTGCCGAGGCCACCAGCCACCAGTGGCCGAAGCAGGAGTTGGGCCCTCCCCTACCTTGACCAACGGGTAGTCACAAAAGTACACACACACACCAAGCCTCGGAGGTCGGGTCAGGTTGGTTCTGTTCGCTTCAGAACGAGGGGTTGTGGCCCTAATTGGGAATAGGGTGTAAGTTACTGCTTGGCATCGCTGCGTTACTTATAATCATCCATGTAATTGCCACAGAAAATCACAGATCCTCAAACCCTCTTACATCCTGATCCATCTCTCGTAATGTCACCCGCATTCTCTACCGGGGAGAAGTTGTGGTTATTACCTCGCCTAACTTGTCTTGGTACGTTCATTCTAAGGTTGCATTGCGGTCGACCATGTTAATTAATTCTGACAACTTGTATCAGCACCGTTGAAATTGATAGGCATCGCCTTACGCTCCCTTTTGATTTCCCTGGCTCGAGGGCTTCCGATTCGGCGCTATCTTTCGTGTGCAGTCGTCAGAGTATTTCTGGACACTTTCACACCTCGTCAGATCCAATACTTATCTCCCTCGACGAAAAAAACATACGAAATATGGATAGAACGCAAAGTCTCGAAAGCGGAGAAAGTCGGCAATGCAGAGATTATTGGAAAGCTACAGGGCGATATTGAGCCCTTATTCATCCCGTCTCTGGCTTGGAAACCGACACAAGGCCAAAAAGGTGGTTTTGTTTCTACATGGAGGTGGATATATTTCGCCTATATTGCCTGGACACCTAGAGTGGTGCTGGCAAGCGTATATCGCAGCAGGGATGGAGACGAATGTCGAAGTTGCAGTGGCAGTCCTCCAGTACACCCTTTGCCCCGAAGCAAGATATCCGGTTCAATTACGCCAGGCTGTCGATGGCATTTCACATCTTTTAGCATCAGGATTTCATCCGGAAGATATCGTTGTCGGCGGTGACTCTGCTGGGGGCAACCTGACAGCTCAGTTGCTCTGCCATCTGGCCCAGCCTCATCCTGTTGTTCGGAAGGTTGAGCTTTCTCAGCCGCTAGCAGGTTCATTCCTTGTCTCCCCATGGCTCAGTCGGCTTACCGGTCACGCTTCATATTCGGAGAATGGCTGGATCGAAATGTTATCAGGCCCAATCATGGACCGCTGCGCCGAGGCGCTGTTGGGATCCGAGGAAGCACAACAATCATATGCCGACCTGGCCTTTCCCTTTGATACAAAGAGCTCGCGTTTAAGTGGACTGAATAACGTTGTGAGTCAACTGTACGTCACCGCAGGAGACCAGGAGGTTTTCCGAGACCAGATTATCGCTTTCGTTCACCGGGTACGTAAATTGAATCCCACTCTTAAAGTGCAATTCGATTTTCAGCAAAAGTGTGCACACGATTTCATCCTGTATGAGGGCCAGGACGAACGCAGTGGAGAGTGTATGGAAGCGATGAAATTATGGATGACAGATCTACTAGCTACGAGCAAACAGCACTAAACTGAGTTTATATATGCTCTGCCTAGTTGCACTGTCGGGAACTTGATATCTTCTAGTTGATTCGGTATACTCGAAGTCCTGGAAGCTTTGCTTAGAAGGCAATCAGACTTGATCCAGATATTTTATCTATTGCTTTCCAGTGACCCCCATATACCAACTTAAACTTTAGTTGCAACTCTTTTGCCTTGTAAAGGAGAATGGCCCAGTTAGGTAAGATGTGGTTACATGTAGTTGTTGTGCACTTACCTTGGCATCAAGCTCTCATTTTAGCCCTCAGGTCCTTCACTATAGTGTCCATACGTAATGATTTTGCTATACGTGAACAATGCTACACGCTTCGGTATAGTAACGCGCACTGAACGCCCGGTGTTATAGTCAAATAGAGAAAGGGCAACATAGATAGTGTGTCGAGTACATTGGTGAATTTGGAGAGTATTGGAGTATTTAATGAGTCGTGCTATTCAGATAACCCCTTAttgctaataatataacctgTCACGTGAAATTCAGTaatttcttctctctttcctTACCTTCCCTCCAACATACCAAATATTCTATGACAGCTAGAGATGACCAAGAATCATGCAAAAAGTCTCTTAGCCTACCATGCGATACTCCTCCACCGATAAGACCCCTCTACCAAAAAGCAGAAAAAAAgtttccccatacaaaatgctTTTTTTCAACCTCATGAGAAAACCTTAACAAAATTAGCaaaaataaacttatttCCAGTATTCCGGTTAGAGACcaatatattttaatattttcttGGCCTTTTAGCCTCACGGTCTGTATGAGTGCCTATAGCGAGTAACTCTTCCGCCTCCGAATTTGagctttcttcctcttccatcccttCCACCTCATtcacatcctcaacagccccTGCCTCTTCAATTCTTTGATTTGGC is part of the Fusarium oxysporum Fo47 chromosome VII, complete sequence genome and harbors:
- a CDS encoding NAD dependent epimerase/dehydratase family protein-like protein, with the translated sequence MSAQTVHSNHIFHGLPQFPDHVQGLTAIITGANGISGQYMLKVLTQSPKRWARIYCLSRRPPVVEGKLPDFVKHIPLDFLDEPDVIAKTLLDKSVKADYIFFFSYIQVKAEPGASIWANAEGLLRVNTLLLSNFLESLSLASIKPRRIMLQTGAKNYGLHLGPCVAPQEESDARVLLEPNFYYSQEDLLWAYCKKHDIGWNVVRPAWILGAVPDAAMNLCFPLGVYAIVCKHLGQALDFPAGLESWESIHMQSSAMLNAYLEEWCVLTEAAENEAFNASDGSPFTWGKFWPELASWYGIDSNAPDTDATYHEYDTAHNPPPRGFGPVAKVRVKFSFVEWAKQPEVQQAWKELGLKHGLVNSQLDDTDRIFGTADLAVRTPYSSYLSMLKARKLGWHGFVDTTESILDVLRGFEQLKMLPPLLAEGGNGKN
- a CDS encoding Alpha/Beta hydrolase protein, which gives rise to MSPAFSTGEKLWLLPRLTCLAPLKLIGIALRSLLISLARGLPIRRYLSCAVVRVFLDTFTPRQIQYLSPSTKKTYEIWIERKVSKAEKAKKVVLFLHGGGYISPILPGHLEWCWQAYIAAGMETNVEVAVAVLQYTLCPEARYPVQLRQAVDGISHLLASGFHPEDIVVGGDSAGGNLTAQLLCHLAQPHPVVRKVELSQPLAGSFLVSPWLSRLTGHASYSENGWIEMLSGPIMDRCAEALLGSEEAQQSYADLAFPFDTKSSRLSGLNNVVSQLYVTAGDQEVFRDQIIAFVHRVRKLNPTLKVQFDFQQKCAHDFILYEGQDERSGECMEAMKLWMTDLLATSKQH